One Faecalicatena sp. Marseille-Q4148 DNA window includes the following coding sequences:
- a CDS encoding 2-hydroxyacyl-CoA dehydratase has protein sequence MSQKDLYTLGIDIGSTTVKIAVLNDHNEILFSDYERHYANIQETLSDLLGRAIYTVGSVKVSPMITGSGGLTLAKHLGVPFVQEVIAVSSALQDYAPQTDVAIELGGEDAKIIYFEGKNVEQRMNGICAGGTGSFIDQMASLLQTDATGLNEYAKHYKALYTIAARCGVFAKSDIQPLINEGATKEDLSASIFQAVVNQTISGLACGKPIRGHVAFLGGPLHFLSELREAFVRTLNLDEEHTIIPTYSHLFAAIGSALNSKKDVVTSLLELRDKLANRIEMEFEVERLQPLFASEQDYHEFKERHDKHQVPMMDLSTYRGNCFLGIDAGSTTTKAALVAEDGTLLYSFYQSNNGDPLGTTISAIKDIYRHLPDGVRIAHSCSTGYGEVLIKSALLLDEGEVETISHYYAASFFEPDVDCILDIGGQDMKCIKIKNQTVDSVQLNEACSSGCGSFIETFAKSLNYSVEDFAHEALFARNPIDLGTRCTVFMNSKVKQAQKEGASVADISAGLAYSVIKNALFKVIKVSDASELGSHIVVQGGTFYNDAVLRSFESIADCHAVRPDIAGIMGAFGAALIARERYQMKGCTGTTMLPIKEIEALTYTTTMTKCKGCTNNCRLTINKFSGGRSYISGNRCERGLGKEKSQNKLPNLFDYKFHRYFDYEPLALSEAKRGIVGIPRVLNMYENYPLWFTFFTELGYRVLLSPASSHKIYEMGIESIPSESECYPAKLAHGHVEWLIRQNVPFIFYPCIPYERQEFEDANNHYNCPIVTSYAENIRNNIDTIVNGEVRFLNPFLSLKDEATFTNCLVKELGNTLSIPAEEIRKAASKAWTELSNARNDIRKKGEETLAYMKEHHKHGIVLAGRPYHVDPEVNHGIPELINSYDIAVLTEDSISHLAPVERPLLVMDQWMYHSRLYAAANYVKTRNDLDLIQLNSFGCGLDAVTTDQVSDILTGSGKIYTSLKIDEVNNLGAARIRIRSLLAAIRVREQKQEARELHSTAITKVPFTKEMKKDYTILCPQMSPIHFDLVEPAFRKCGYNIKVLPNSNKAAINTGLKYVNNDACYPSLIVVGQIMDAILSGEYDTDKLAVIITQTGGGCRASNYIGFIRRALGKAGYGHIPVISLNLSGLENNPGFQITLPLLLRGVYSLLLGDIFMRVLYRTRPYEKIPGSANALHEKLKQECIDFLQSNHLSKRKFDQLCRRIVKEFDQLPMLDIQKPKVGIVGEILVKFSPVANNYLVELLEQEGAEAVVPDLTDFFLYSFYNMNFKSEHLGMKKSSAWKANLGIRVLESMRKSACDALKESKHFLPPSHIKDTADMAKEVVSLGNQTGEGWFLTGEMLELIHSGTKNIVCTQPFACLPNHIVGKGVIKELRRLHPDSNIVAIDYDPGASEVNQLNRIKLMLSTAYKNLE, from the coding sequence ATGAGTCAAAAAGATTTGTATACACTAGGGATTGACATCGGCTCCACCACTGTTAAAATTGCTGTATTAAACGACCATAACGAAATACTTTTTTCTGACTATGAACGGCATTATGCCAACATTCAGGAAACCCTCTCAGATCTTCTGGGACGGGCAATCTATACTGTCGGTTCTGTCAAAGTATCCCCGATGATCACCGGTTCAGGAGGCTTAACCCTGGCAAAGCATCTCGGGGTTCCTTTTGTTCAGGAAGTAATCGCTGTATCATCTGCACTGCAGGATTATGCACCTCAGACAGACGTTGCCATTGAACTTGGCGGTGAAGACGCCAAGATTATTTATTTTGAAGGAAAAAATGTCGAACAGCGTATGAACGGGATCTGTGCCGGCGGTACCGGTTCATTTATCGATCAGATGGCTTCTCTTCTTCAGACAGACGCTACCGGGTTAAATGAATATGCTAAACATTATAAAGCCCTTTATACCATTGCGGCACGCTGCGGTGTGTTCGCAAAATCAGACATCCAGCCTTTGATTAATGAAGGCGCCACAAAGGAAGACTTATCCGCCTCTATTTTCCAGGCAGTTGTCAACCAGACAATCAGCGGACTCGCCTGCGGCAAGCCTATCCGCGGCCATGTTGCATTCCTCGGCGGACCGCTGCATTTTCTTTCGGAACTTCGGGAAGCCTTTGTCCGTACACTGAACCTTGATGAGGAACATACAATTATTCCAACTTATTCTCATCTCTTTGCTGCCATCGGATCTGCCCTGAATTCCAAAAAAGATGTCGTTACATCTCTGTTGGAACTTAGGGATAAGCTTGCAAACCGAATTGAAATGGAATTTGAAGTAGAGCGCCTTCAGCCTCTTTTTGCTTCTGAACAAGATTATCACGAATTTAAAGAACGACATGACAAGCACCAGGTGCCAATGATGGATCTAAGTACCTATCGCGGGAACTGTTTTCTTGGAATTGATGCCGGTTCTACAACAACAAAAGCAGCACTTGTAGCGGAAGACGGAACACTGCTGTATTCTTTTTATCAGAGCAATAACGGCGATCCGCTTGGCACGACAATTTCTGCCATAAAAGATATTTACCGGCATCTTCCGGACGGAGTACGCATTGCTCACTCCTGTTCCACCGGCTATGGAGAAGTATTGATCAAGTCCGCTCTTTTGCTTGATGAAGGTGAAGTAGAAACAATTTCCCACTACTATGCTGCATCTTTCTTTGAACCGGATGTAGACTGTATCCTTGACATCGGCGGTCAGGATATGAAGTGCATTAAAATCAAAAACCAAACGGTAGACAGTGTCCAATTAAATGAAGCCTGCTCCTCCGGATGCGGTTCTTTCATTGAAACTTTTGCAAAATCTCTTAATTATTCTGTAGAAGATTTTGCTCATGAAGCTTTATTTGCCCGCAATCCCATCGATCTTGGAACGCGCTGCACTGTGTTTATGAATTCTAAAGTAAAACAGGCACAGAAGGAAGGAGCTTCTGTTGCAGATATTTCTGCCGGTCTCGCCTACTCTGTCATTAAAAATGCTCTGTTTAAAGTAATCAAAGTATCCGACGCTTCTGAACTTGGTTCTCACATTGTAGTACAGGGTGGAACCTTTTATAACGATGCTGTCCTGCGAAGCTTTGAAAGTATTGCCGACTGTCACGCTGTACGTCCGGATATTGCCGGTATTATGGGCGCTTTCGGCGCTGCGCTTATCGCAAGAGAACGCTATCAGATGAAGGGATGCACCGGCACAACCATGCTTCCGATCAAAGAAATCGAAGCACTTACTTATACAACAACCATGACAAAATGCAAGGGATGTACAAACAACTGCCGCCTGACAATTAATAAATTCAGCGGCGGTCGGAGCTACATTTCCGGAAACCGCTGTGAGCGTGGACTCGGTAAGGAAAAATCACAGAATAAACTTCCGAACCTGTTCGACTACAAATTCCACCGCTACTTTGATTATGAACCGCTCGCTCTTTCCGAGGCAAAGCGCGGCATTGTCGGAATTCCACGCGTTTTGAATATGTATGAGAACTACCCGCTCTGGTTCACGTTTTTTACCGAACTTGGCTACCGGGTACTGCTTTCTCCGGCTTCCAGTCATAAGATTTATGAAATGGGAATTGAGTCGATTCCAAGTGAGTCTGAATGTTATCCGGCCAAATTGGCTCACGGTCATGTAGAATGGCTGATCCGGCAGAATGTGCCTTTTATCTTCTACCCTTGTATTCCTTATGAACGCCAGGAATTTGAAGATGCAAACAATCACTATAACTGCCCGATCGTCACTTCCTATGCGGAAAACATTCGAAATAATATTGACACCATTGTAAATGGAGAAGTTCGTTTTCTCAATCCATTCCTCTCTTTAAAAGATGAGGCAACATTTACAAACTGTCTTGTGAAAGAACTTGGAAACACTCTTTCAATTCCTGCAGAAGAAATTCGAAAAGCTGCTTCAAAAGCCTGGACTGAACTTTCCAATGCAAGAAATGATATCCGCAAAAAAGGTGAAGAGACGCTGGCGTACATGAAAGAACACCACAAACACGGTATTGTTCTTGCAGGACGTCCATATCACGTGGATCCGGAAGTAAATCACGGAATTCCCGAGCTGATTAATTCATATGATATTGCTGTTTTGACAGAGGATTCCATTTCTCACTTAGCTCCGGTAGAACGACCGCTGCTCGTAATGGATCAGTGGATGTACCACTCAAGACTTTATGCCGCCGCTAACTATGTCAAGACAAGAAATGATCTGGATCTCATTCAGCTCAACTCTTTTGGCTGCGGTCTGGATGCCGTTACAACCGATCAGGTATCCGATATTTTAACCGGATCGGGCAAGATCTATACTTCTTTGAAAATCGATGAAGTAAATAATCTGGGCGCTGCAAGAATTCGTATCCGTTCCCTGCTCGCTGCAATTCGTGTGCGGGAGCAGAAACAGGAGGCACGAGAGCTGCATTCAACTGCCATTACAAAAGTTCCGTTTACAAAAGAAATGAAAAAAGATTATACGATTCTCTGTCCACAGATGTCGCCAATTCATTTTGACCTTGTAGAGCCGGCTTTCCGCAAATGCGGTTACAACATCAAAGTGCTTCCGAACAGCAATAAAGCAGCCATTAACACGGGCTTAAAATATGTAAACAACGATGCCTGCTATCCATCCCTGATTGTTGTCGGTCAGATTATGGATGCGATTTTGTCCGGCGAATATGACACAGATAAACTTGCGGTTATCATCACGCAGACCGGAGGCGGTTGTCGTGCCTCCAACTACATTGGCTTTATCCGCCGTGCACTTGGCAAAGCCGGCTACGGGCATATTCCGGTTATCTCATTGAATTTGAGCGGTCTGGAGAATAACCCTGGTTTTCAGATTACGCTCCCACTTTTGCTAAGAGGCGTATATTCTCTGCTTCTCGGCGACATTTTCATGCGCGTACTCTATCGTACCCGCCCTTACGAAAAGATTCCGGGATCAGCCAATGCACTCCACGAAAAACTAAAGCAGGAATGTATTGATTTTCTCCAGAGCAATCATCTCTCTAAGAGAAAATTCGATCAGCTCTGCCGCCGGATTGTAAAAGAATTCGATCAGCTTCCAATGCTGGATATCCAAAAACCAAAAGTAGGAATTGTCGGAGAAATTCTTGTCAAATTCTCTCCGGTTGCAAACAACTATCTTGTGGAACTTCTGGAACAAGAAGGCGCTGAGGCAGTTGTTCCGGATCTGACAGATTTCTTCCTGTACAGTTTCTATAATATGAACTTTAAGTCCGAACATCTCGGTATGAAGAAATCTTCTGCCTGGAAAGCCAATCTTGGAATTCGTGTACTGGAATCCATGCGAAAATCTGCCTGTGATGCACTCAAAGAAAGTAAACACTTTCTCCCGCCGTCTCATATCAAAGACACCGCTGATATGGCAAAAGAAGTGGTATCGCTTGGAAATCAGACCGGAGAAGGCTGGTTCCTAACAGGAGAAATGCTGGAACTCATTCACAGCGGTACAAAGAATATTGTCTGTACACAGCCATTTGCCTGCCTGCCGAACCATATCGTAGGAAAAGGAGTTATCAAAGAGCTGCGCCGGCTTCATCCCGACTCTAATATCGTTGCAATCGATTATGATCCGGGTGCCAGCGAAGTAAATCAGCTGAACCGCATTAAATTAATGCTTTCAACCGCATATAAAAATCTGGAGTAA
- a CDS encoding diaminopimelate decarboxylase produces MKKEPFVTKEQIEEIVKTYPTPFHLYDERGIRKNMQALRDAFAWNPGFREYFAVKATPNPYLMQILREYGCGCDCSSYTELMLSEAIGATGEDIMFSSNATPAEEFAYAAKLGATINLDDFTHIQFLEDTIGYIPKKISCRFNPGGLFQISNDIMDNPGDSKYGMTTEQLFEAFRILKAKGAEEFGIHAFLASNTVTNEYYPMLARVLFQLAVQLRKETGAHISFINLSGGIGIPYTPDQEPNDIRVIGDGVRRVYEEVLVPAGMGDVAIYTELGRFMMGPYGCLVTKAVHEKHIYKEYIGCDACAVNLMRPAMYGAYHHITVAGKEHHVCDHKYDITGSLCENNDKFAIDRMLPKIEIGDYLIIHDTGAHGFSMGYNYNGKLKSAELLLKENGEVQLIRRAETPADYFATFDCFEIGKKLMK; encoded by the coding sequence ATGAAGAAAGAACCATTTGTGACGAAAGAACAGATTGAAGAGATTGTAAAGACATATCCGACGCCATTTCATCTGTATGATGAGAGAGGAATCCGGAAGAATATGCAGGCATTAAGAGATGCATTTGCCTGGAACCCAGGATTTCGGGAATATTTTGCGGTGAAAGCAACGCCGAATCCATATCTGATGCAGATTTTGCGGGAGTACGGTTGTGGCTGTGACTGCTCTTCTTATACAGAATTGATGCTTTCGGAAGCAATCGGAGCAACCGGCGAAGACATTATGTTTTCATCTAATGCGACGCCGGCAGAGGAATTTGCTTATGCGGCGAAGCTTGGAGCGACGATCAACCTGGATGATTTTACCCATATTCAATTTTTGGAAGATACGATTGGCTATATCCCGAAAAAAATCAGCTGCAGATTCAATCCGGGTGGATTGTTCCAGATCAGTAATGATATTATGGATAATCCGGGAGACTCTAAATATGGAATGACAACAGAGCAGTTGTTTGAAGCGTTTCGGATACTGAAGGCAAAGGGCGCAGAAGAATTTGGAATTCACGCCTTTCTGGCAAGTAATACGGTGACGAACGAATACTATCCGATGCTGGCAAGAGTGTTGTTTCAGCTGGCAGTACAGCTCCGGAAAGAAACGGGAGCGCATATCTCATTTATCAATTTATCAGGTGGTATCGGGATTCCGTATACACCGGATCAGGAACCGAATGATATCAGAGTGATTGGCGATGGGGTACGCAGAGTATATGAGGAAGTGCTTGTTCCGGCAGGAATGGGAGATGTGGCAATTTATACAGAACTTGGACGGTTTATGATGGGACCGTATGGATGTCTTGTAACGAAAGCTGTTCACGAAAAGCATATCTATAAAGAGTATATAGGCTGTGATGCCTGTGCGGTTAATCTTATGCGGCCGGCCATGTACGGTGCTTATCATCATATCACAGTTGCCGGGAAAGAACATCATGTCTGTGACCACAAGTACGATATTACCGGATCACTCTGTGAGAATAATGACAAGTTTGCGATCGACAGGATGCTTCCGAAGATTGAAATTGGTGATTATCTGATCATTCATGACACAGGTGCGCATGGGTTTTCTATGGGATATAACTACAATGGAAAGTTAAAGTCAGCAGAACTTCTTCTGAAAGAGAATGGAGAAGTGCAGCTGATCCGAAGGGCAGAAACTCCGGCAGATTATTTTGCGACATTCGATTGTTTTGAGATTGGAAAGAAGCTGATGAAATAA